Sequence from the Thermosinus carboxydivorans Nor1 genome:
GAGCTTGCAAAATTTGGTTCAATACCTCCTTCAAAGATGCAGTAATTCCTGCATATCTTTCAAGTAATTCAAAAAAGTTCGTGTAAAGGTTTAGAAACTACGATAATTATGGTATTGAAATAATTATGGTATTGAAATTATGGTATTGAGCCATTTCAAAACTTCTCTCGTTGAATGTTGTATGGACAACTCCATTCTTAACTGAGGATTTTGAAAACGGCTCTTTTTATTTTTAGTTTAGATTATTTTGGGAGCACTAACCTTTTTACATAATTATACGGATATGACTTTTTATAGCTGTTCTTAACTGACTTAACTCTGTAACTCGCTTTAAACGCAACATTATTTGTATATATTTATACTTATATCATTTTTTATGAAGGATTTTGTCGTATTATAGTTAAAATAGTGAAGGTTATGAAACGTAAGCATTGCACGGAGGTGAAAGAAATGGCTTTAAAGACCTTAGTAAAGCGTTGCAAAGGTTGCGGCATTTGTGTGGCTTTCTGCCCCAAACAAGTGCTTTCCTTAGACGAAGTTGGCAAAATCAAAGTTGTCGATGAATCCAAATGCATTAAGTGTAAGCAATGTGAAATGCGTTGCCCTGATTATGCAATCTTTGTAGAAAAGTAAAGGAGTGATATAAGTGGGTAAAGTCCTTCTCCTGCAAGGCAACCAAGCCTGCGCCGAAGGCGCCATTGCCGCCGGCGTCAAGTTCTTTGCCGGCTACCCCATTACCCCTTCGACCGAAATCGCCGAAGTTATGGCCAAACGCCTCCCCGAGGTCGGCGGCAAGTTCATCCAGATGGAAGACGAAATCGCCAGCATGGGCGCCATCATCGGCGCTTCCCTCACCGGCAAAAAGGTGCTCACCGCCACCAGCGGCCCTGGCTTCTCGCTCAAACAGGAACTTATCGGCTATGCCGCAATTGCCGAAGTACCGCT
This genomic interval carries:
- a CDS encoding 4Fe-4S binding protein encodes the protein MALKTLVKRCKGCGICVAFCPKQVLSLDEVGKIKVVDESKCIKCKQCEMRCPDYAIFVEK